The Quercus lobata isolate SW786 chromosome 9, ValleyOak3.0 Primary Assembly, whole genome shotgun sequence region gagaaggAGAGATTACCTGTAACAACTTTTTTATCACTGCAAAAAACATGTCAATAAAGCCTTGATTGTCACCTAGTTTATTGCAATCTGAAAGATTGAGGGTTGGCTCAATTGAAGAATTTGGTTTCAATAGATCTGGTACCGTTTCCAACGAGGTACAATTAAATCCCCTAATATAATCAATATTTAATGGAAGCTTTGGCAATGATTGAAGACCCGTGCAATTATCCAGGTTCAAACGTCTTAAACTAGATAGTTGAGCGATGTTTTCCGGAAGGCAACCAAAATCATTTCCACTTAGATTTAATATGTTTAAAGAGAATAAGCAACTAGTATCATTGGGGAGTGCCCTAAGATTGCAGTCTCTTAGATCCAATTTGATCAGAGAACACAATCCCGATAGAGATAGAGAGGGCAATTCCACGGGATTTGGACATCTTggcattaaataaaaaaggtagaAGTCATACCATGATTTAGATTTAGATGATGATAACCCCTTACATCCGTGGAAAGATAGTTGTTTAAGGTTCTTTAAGAGACCAATGGAAGGAGGCACTTGTCTTATTACAGTTCCACTCACATCAAGCTCCTCTATACTTTCTGCATTCCCCAAATTCTCAGGTAGTCTCTCAAGTTTTGAGCATCCAGAAATATCCACATCTTTAAGCAACTTCAAATTGAAAATGGTGTTGGGTAGACACACAAGATTTTTGCAATCCCTTAAATTAATTGAAGCTAGGTCAGTCAAATGCTCAATTGATGTGGGTAGTTTTGTAATAGCAGTACCATCCAAGTAAAGCTTACATACACGTTTCATGTTTCTCCTAAATTCTggaatttgttttacttttgagCAATCAAAAAGAGTAAGAATCTCAAGAGACTCCATTTCAAACTTGTTTGGAAGAGTTTTGAGGATTTTGCAAACTTTTAGATTAAGAAAAGTTAGCTTTTTAAGAACTCCGATTGATGTGGGTAATTCTGTAATAGCAGTGTCATCCAAGTAAAGGTTTAATACAAGTTTCATATTCTTCTCGAATTCTAggatttttttcacttttgaacAACCAGAAAGAATAAGAATTTCAAGAGACctcatttcaaatttgtttGGAAGACTTCTAAGATTTTTGCATCCTTTTAGATTAAGAATGGTAAGCTTTTTATGAACTCCGATTGATTGGTGCACCCttagtaaatttatacaatctTCTAAAAACAACTTCTCTAGAATTGGGATTTTGGTGACATTAGGGGTTTCAATAAGATTTTGAGACTTGTTTAATTCGATGAGTTTCAATCTCTCAAAAGACtgttaaaagccaaaaaaaaaagacaaaaaaaaaattagcttttatCAAACCTTACAATTtaatgaaacctaaaaaaaaaggttttctaTAGTTAATTAAATACCTTTGTTCCTTCCCAAAGTCGTTCAATGTAGCTGTAGCACATGTGAAGTTCAATAAGCTTATTTGATTGGAAACTTGATGGCAAAGATTTTGAAAAGTACCCACGCCAATCAAGAAATCTTAAGTCATTGGAAAGATGTTTAGGGTCATGCATAAGGCGAACATTATTAATTATGAGCAATTTCAAATGTTGCATCATTAAAGTTAAgccattttaaataatataaaaaggcATATGCTCCAGGTATTTCAATGGCGTCATACCGTATTTGTTATCAGTACATTGTCAATGTCTTTATACAACCACAATTTGCTACGCTTCCCGGGATGTTCAGGGCACTCTTGAAGAACTATGTCCCGACCCATATCTCGTAATAAATCATGCATCCACAATCGATTCCAATGCAATTTTACGAGAGATTTGTCAATAAGATCCCGTAATCCAATTCTAGGGGATAGCTCAAGAGAATCTAGTATTTCTATGACATTATCTCTATccatttgattaaaaaaacatgcaatattTAGGAATATTTTTTTGACTATTTCTTGTAAATCATCAAAACTTATTCGAAGCACATTGAGAATTTTTCTTTCACCAAATTCGGTGAGCCTATCCAGTCCACTTTTCCATTCATCAATGCTTTTTTTGAACAAGAAAGAACCCAAAACTTCAAGGGCCAAAGGAAGCCCCTTGGAATAATCTACAAAAGCTTGAGATAGCTTTCCATAATCTTCAGGTGGATGGTCCATTTTCAAAGCTTTCAAACTAAAGAGTTGAAGAGCTTCCTCATGATTCAAGACTTCAGCCTCATATATTTCATTTACTTTATGCAACACCAGCAAATGCTTATCTCTTGTTGTTATAATAACCCTACTACCTGAACTAAACCAGCAATGCTCACCAGCTAACTTCTTCAATTGTTCTAATTCATTTACATCATCAAGAACATGAAGAATCTTTTTGTTACATAACCTATTTTTGATCATGAGAACTCCTTTATCAACATCTTGTACCTTTAAATCTCTCTCATTTAAAAGTTCATTCAAAAGTTTTTGTTGTATCTTATGTAAACCGCGTTTTCCAGATTCTTCCCTAACATCAGCGATAAAACAGCAAGCATCAAATTTATTGTAAACCATTCCATACACAACTCTTGCAAAAGTTGTCTTACCCATTCCTCCTGTCCCCCAAATTCCTATAATGCGAACATCATTTGACTCTATAGCTAAGCATGACTTCAATTTCTCAACTCGGGATTCTATTCCTATTAGTCCCATGGGTGCTGAGAATGTATTACTCAATTTATTCAATATCACTTCCACAATGTCTTGGATACATTCTGCCTCAGACctacaaagaagagaaaataattgTGAATCTGAATCTATGGCAATAAGTTTAGGAGGTTAAAACTGAAATTGAgacaaataaatgaaattgaatgcctcttttttattttatatatattttttataataatgtaATTGAATTcttcaagccaaaatccaaagaACTACCCATATAAGTGCTGGAAAAGGGAAACtatcttacatttttttattatacaattaTGGACCATTCCTTGAATCCattcttaattttcttaaataattgtGGTGACTTCCAAGATTTTACATCTTCAAACTTTAACAtgttttacctttttattttaatttcatatgAAACGTTTCTCTAACTACCAAGATCTTGGGCTTTCAAACTAGAGTTTAATTTACAGGgagtaaggaagaagaagaaaatctaTGAAAGAAAATGAGCAGCTGCAAAATATTCCATCGAGGAAATTCAATGTCATCATCCAACTCCATTGCCTACGGTGGCAATGGTCATTAATAAGTCTACTaaatctttataaaaaataaaataaccgaCTTATAGCCTtgttgaccattttttttttttttgaaagtgaaCTCAGGTTTCATTCAATCAGTAACAAAGCAAGAATCAAAGTACAACGCATCTTGAGCAGGTGGTGGGGACTCTTCCAACCAAACCTGTTCATCAACTACTTGTCTAGCATATTTGGCCAACGAATGGGCAACAGAATTTGCCGTTCGTTTTACATTACTAACCGACCAAACTCTAAAGCCTGCTGCCAAACAGTGGATATCTCCATATATATGACCCAGGCGTGAATTATTCTCACCTGTCAACTGAATGGACCGCATCACACCAACATTATCTCCTTCCAGAACCACTTCCGAAAAGCCCGCATCCAATGCAAACTCCAATGCCTTCCGCCCTGCCAACACCTCAGCCTCCTCACTGTCCATCACCGGTGGCCCTCTAGCAGACAAAGCCGCCATGACTTCTCCCTTGTCATTCCGGATGACCACACCAAAACCGGAAACCTTGATATCAGCAAACACCGCCACATCGAAGTTTATTTTGTATTGAGACCCAGACGGTGGCTTCCATGTCTGCACAGTCACAATCCGATTAGGTATAGCAAGCTGGACTTGAGACTCTCGATACTCCTCCAACAGGTCCCTAGCTCGTTGCACCAATCTGTTTGGGTCCTGTAAGGTTCCTCCGTGAACAATGGTGTTCCGCTGGTTCCATATAACCTAGCTTAGCACAAGGAAAAGTTCCATCTCTTCATTCATCAACTTTAGTATCATCTCCTCCATTAGCTTAATAAAATTCACTTGCCCACATCCGCACTTCTGCAACCTCGTCTGACATCCAGCCCAAACATCTCTAGCCACCTCACAATCCCATAATGTATGTAACACCGACTCTGAGTCTTGCTTGCAAAGTTGACAGATGTCATTCCTTAGAATTTGGCGCTTGGCCAGATTTACTCCTGTTGGTAGTATTTCATGACCTGCTCTCCacccaaaaattttaactttgttTGGTATACGCAGCTTCCACAACTTTGCCCAAATGAGGCTATTGGTATTCGACGTCGAGCATTCTTCAAACCCAGGCTTTTCCTTTTGCACCATCCTGGCAATGTGGTAGCCTGACCGAACCGAGTACTCCCCATCGTTATTAGGCATCCATACTATGGTATCCGAAAGGTGTCGTTTGCTCAAGGGAATGCAGTAGATAGCTTCTGCTTCCTCCCTATGGAACATGTTGCCAATTTTCTCCCTATCCCATCCATGGCAAGTCCAGTCCATTAGATCACAAACCTGCAGCTCCCTGTCCACCTCACCAGGTATATGTAATATCCTATTCGTGGGATAGTTCGGAATCCACTTGTCTTGCAGCGCCCATATAGACGATCCATCCCCCACCCGCCAACAACAACCCTTCTTCAAGATCGGTTGGGCTGCAATAAGGCTTTTCCAAGCATAAGAACTATTTGGCACATCCTTAGCCTCCAAAAAGCTGCAGCGTGGGAAATACTTCGCCTTAAAGCAGCCATATAACAGTGAATCTTTTTCCTGTAATAGACGCCACCCTTGTTTGGCTAACATAGCTAAGTTGAACAATCTTATGTCACGAAATCCCATCCCTCCTTCCTTCTTTGGTTGGCATAAAACCCTCCAACTCTTCCAATGGATTTTTTTCTCATCACCCATctgtccccaccaaaaccttGCACACAAGGCGTTAAGATCATCACATAGCTTCACCGGTAACTGGAAGACCCCCGTAGTATATGTAGGAATGGATTGTGCCACTGCTTTTATAAGAACTTCCTTCCCTGCTTTAGATAATAGTTGTCCTTTCCAACCCTGAATCTTCTTCCAAACTCGGTcctttagaaaagaaaaggtctAATACTTAGATCTCCCAACCAAAGTAGGTAGTCCCAAATAAGTGTCAAACCTGTCCACCTCCCTCACTCCCAAAGCCATCTTAATATTATCCCTCTGCTCCCTTGCTGTGTTGCTGCTAAAATAAATTGATGATTTTTCGAAATTGATACATTGTCCCGAAGCATCCGCATATGTCTATAAGACCTCTGTAACCACCCGCACCTCTTCTTGATTAGCCCTACAAAATAAGAGAGAGTCATCTGCAAATAGCAAATGGGATATAGTAGGTGCACCCCTGCATATGGACACTCCATGCAGCCTTCTTTCCTCTTGTGCTTTGGCAAGCAAAGATGAGAACCCTTCTGCACATAAAAGAAACAGATAAGGAGAAAGAGGATCTCCTTGACGGAGACCTCTTGAGGGGCGAATGTTCCCATAAGCCTTTCCATTAatccaaatagaaaaagaagaggaagtcACACAGCTCATAACCCTGTCAACCCATATATTGGGGAGGCCCAATTTATACATAATTCCCTTCAGAAAATTCCACTCAACCCGATCATAAGCTTTGCTAACGTCTAGTTTCAAAGCTAGAGAACCTTTTTTACCAGATCTCTTGTTATGCATAGAGTGCAATGATTCATAGGCCACCAACACATTATCAGTAATCAAGCGTCCAGGAACAAAGGCACTTTGTGAAGGAGATATTAGATGAGGAAGAATAGTCTTCAATCTATTagccaaaacttttgaaataagtTTGTACATCACATTACAAAGGCTAATAGGCCTATAATCTGATATTTTCTCGGGCGCATTAATCTTGGGAATTAGCACGATGTGAGTGTAATTTATCTCAGGCAACATAAAAccagaatttaaaaaatctaacacAGCAGCAATCACATCATCACCCActatatgccaaaatttttggtaaaagagAGCATTCATACCATCTGGTCCAGGTGCCTTTGTTGGTCCCATCTGGAATAACGCCGCTTTGATTTCATCTGCACTGTACTCTCTGGACAAATACTCCTGCATCTCTGGGGTAACTTTGTGAGGCACTGTATTAAGACACTCCTCCATCCGGTCACATCCACCTGaactaaaaatattctcaaagtaTGAGATAGCCACCCCTGCTATGTCCTCAACTTCTTCCACCCAATTTTGCTGCTGGTCTCTAATACCCTTTATAAAATTCTTCCGGCGTCTTTGGGATGCCTTGGAATGAAAAAACTTGGTGTTTTTATCCCCATTTTTAAGCCATGGAATTCGAGATCGTTGGTGCCAAAAAATTTCTTGCTTAAGAAGGAGTTCATCTAACTGCTTGCTAACCCCCAAAAATTCGGCCCTACTCTCTTCAGTGGTCTCCATCATATTCAGATACTCAATCCGCTTTTGTAACctttttatatcctccatatCCGGGTGTGTCTTCATTGCACCCCACGCCTACAGGTCAGCTCCACAATATTCAATCTTTTCATGAACATTGGATAAGGCCGAACCTGAACCACCACTTGCTCCCCATGCTTCCTCAACTCGTCTTTCACAATCATCCTAAAGTAACCAAGCCTCCTCAAACCTGAACCCACCTGCTCCTTGAGACCTAAATCTCTGATCTATCCGGGTTTGCAATACAAGAGGAAGATCGTCAGACGCATGAGTGTGTAGATGAGTTACTGTACTAGCTGGGAATCTATCCCTCCAACTCGTGTTTGCCACTGCCCGATCtagtctttattttgtgttggaCTCTCCTGGCCGTTTGTTATTCCAAGTGAACTGATAACCACGAAAACCTATATCCAGCAACTTAAATGTCTCTAGTGTTGACCCGAACTCCTCCATCTGCTTGTACGAAGGTGGATGCTTGCTCTTTTTCTCTGATGCAAATAGGATTGCATTGAAGTCACCCATGCAAAGCCATTAGCCTTGTTGACCATTGAACAATAGAATCTAATAGTggtttttttaaagggaaatgttaatgaaTACACTTAAGGCAATGactaataatccatttaaactAACAATAgtattgtcaaaatattaatctaataaGGAGTTATGAAGTGATGTAACATTCAAAAaggttacactaggtgtaactctatattttcctcaaaaaagaaaaaagggtgtAACTCTATATATAACTTTTCATTAAAAGAGTAATTTGACAAAATAACATTTGGATCATAtttccccctaaaaaaaatatttggattatatttcacaataaaaaggattatattatttctttataccCTCCATATTTGCTAAATATTAAGACGACTGAAAATTAGTAACTATCtcatcataaatttttaaattttttattttttaaacttaaaaattatattgtagatcaaatagaaaacaacatgtgaataacacaaaatttgacgtGTTTATTTAGAGCAACAAATATATGTaatttatcaaataataattaatagagGTATTATGAAATCAACAAAAAGTTATATCATGTGTATCATGATCCCCTCTCTAGTGGTTGCACTCTTTTTGCACCAAGTGGCTAGCATTTATTAAAGAGTGCTATAAACTACATAATCTCCCtaaattaaaccctaaaattttaaaatttgtaactaaaagtctaaaaccattaaattttttttaattatttcaatttgtGCCATTAATAAgctaaaattaactaaaaataatagaaattgaCATAAGTTATGACTCATGTCTGtctaaaaaaatcattccacATGAAATTATAAGATATTTGGTACAATATATGAGAGTTTtagaattatataataattagtCACTGACCCATGCAATGTATgggataattaaataaaaattaaaaatatttttttgagcaaaaatttaaaatatttattttggttaaagATCTATGATTTGGCTTAAAAAAAGGTATGACTTGGACttgaaaatgattaaaaatgaatggaaataagtaattttgtctaaaataaaggtttagaaaattatttatctttcaTATCATTGGTCCATATATCGCATACCGGCTTGGCTCACAACATCTTAGCTATTTTATGGTGCCTATAAgagttttctttttacaaaGCCATAAATGATGAAGTTTCATACAAGTCAACATttccaataattttaaaaaaaaaaaaattaagttcgAAAGTcttttgattgaaattttttaaaataataaatacactTCGAAATGGTCACATCATTGATACCATATCATAATGATTgcaaataacaatattattgtTCATGATTAATAGATGAACAATTGAAACTGTGAATTAACACTTCAAATACCATGTTTAAGCTACAATAAAACATATACAAAAGACTCCAAATATTGAAACATACTTCTTCCGATTCAATCAAAACCAAAGTTTCATTGATAATTCCAATTCAATTATACCCAACAATCTCCAAAAGCCTCTACCACCTAATATATATAGTCAATTTTCTAACGACAATCTCCAAAAGCCTCTACCACCTAATATATATAGTCAGTTTTCTAATGACAAATACATACACATGAacgtaaaaaatttcaaaaatatttactttAGCTTTTATTCAAAAACAACATTCTATAAAAGTCTCTGCCTAATATAgtcaattttctaatttttttttccctagatTGTGCGTGTTGATTGCTTAAAATTACACTATTATCTTAGTTTTGGTAGGCAATATCACATCAATTTCATGAGTTtgaaatatttctaaaaaatatactcattacatgtatttttctcttatagGAGATTAAAACCATTCAGACTTGCTGTCAAGAGAATCCAAGGGTCAAGATCAATTGGAGCATGATTCTGAAGCATAAATAAgtcaaaaacatgtgaaaataaaaaagggaatagAGAAATTTGTCCAAGCTAAAATTGGAAAAATCCTGATATGAAAACATCCTGCACTATTTCAGTATTTTTGCCATAACTTCTTGTACAAATATTCGATTGACCTGATTCTTATGGCCACAGAAAGAAGACTTGAAGatctacaactttgtagtttaccagaAATTCCATAAAAATCGTTTTGAAGGTCAAAAGTGGGCTGGAAGATGACAGTAGATAAAATTCCGGATATCGAAGGATTCCCATCTTAAATTTGAgggatttttttccttttcttttggagGAGGCTGAGGTTATAGAGGAAAAACCTTAGAACGTTTTTgatcttttgttttattgtttagCATTGTTTttatggatctttttttttttttttgaatgttcaGTAAGTGTATATAAcactatgaatgtttagaccccaattaacaaattaccaattcaagcttaatatcaaacaattaatgtgcgaaatatgaacataagcttaatacaaaattgataaacaatctaaaccaaataaaatcacatccacagcagaaattaaatggaaaagattaagggaagagagatgcaaacacaaagacagcacaatgatgtgttatcgaagaggaaaccgaagtcctcggcgtagAACCTctttgccgccctccaagtggtaaataatccactaaagaatgtagttgggatacatgaacagcagaagactctccaagcctaatctacccaatgtactcaAGCCCTCTAAACTCCTACTCtaacgaggttgtgccgaactTGTTTCTTCTTTAGATTACCTGATTCCTGTATAAATCATAGCATCaactaatatgaaattggtcccttcctaactgcttcccaaacaccaaatggtcTTCTCACAGATGTGGGTATcgtaagaaaaggttttggtaatgtacctctcagggatgtaacaatggagagagtgagagtagaggaatttgaagaatcactatgtgaagattgaggatgagtcaatcttgtttttctctagggtttctattttaaaattctctttggaagctctctacatttcataGGTATAAGGgatatatatactagggtgagagtggaatacaaagagtcagtttttcaaaacagagctggctggcagcttggcctcgcgacttgactgagccgGGAGTTCCAGTCGTGAGGTAACTGAATGCCAgattggactttttgtcctgtagtgctacagctggcatgacgaTTCAACTTTTTTGCAtacttggcacgtgtgcaacttctagcggcttgcaagccgcgagccacctgCGAGATCTAGTCACAAGTtcctgcttctttgcacaatcttaagcatttcttcacactctctcacgcactacccttacatgattctcacctaaatacagggttactaattgctaaaatacaagcgaatttggcacggaataaagcaaacaagatggttgataaaattcaatctTACACTTTTGCATAACTATGTGCAGCAAACTCTCTAGCTAAGGTTAGAGGTGaaatctaatatttttatcatgTGTTTTTGGGATTATTTATGtgcttttgaattttgagatttatttactatttggaATCATTGCATGTTGATAAGtttttaagatttaatatgatttatatagaattcttaattttagaataaaatgtggaaccacatcataaatattcatccaagtgagttattaaatacaaaaaccaaagagtttagaataaatgaatcgttaaaaaaaaagtacttcacaataatttttttttttaaatagacaatttacattttatacctaataatatccttacaaattttttaaagagttaacaaaatataaaaatgactatcaataatatttaaattatatatatatatatataggaattatattattcaTCTTATtctatatctttaagtgtatccatcTATATGTATGGAGCTACAAGctagttttaaaataaatggttgaatgtataagggtattttggaatttttaacgaaaaatttaatttcatccTCTCtgattcctcccaattttggggTAAATGAAGATTTGAGGTTTTGACTTTTAAGATAATAGAGAGAAATAAGTGTTCCCTAAacctcccaaacaagggaatgaaatgaatattccaaaataattcttttcattcaattccttttcttcctcaaatttaattcctttcctttttgtccatttttagagctaccaaacaaaaattaaagataCAAAGTTTCTCAGAATCTCGGATTTGTAACTGAAAAGCAC contains the following coding sequences:
- the LOC115959957 gene encoding TMV resistance protein N-like, which produces MGLIGIESRVEKLKSCLAIESNDVRIIGIWGTGGMGKTTFARVVYGMVYNKFDACCFIADVREESGKRGLHKIQQKLLNELLNERDLKVQDVDKGVLMIKNRLCNKKILHVLDDVNELEQLKKLAGEHCWFSSGSRVIITTRDKHLLVLHKVNEIYEAEVLNHEEALQLFSLKALKMDHPPEDYGKLSQAFVDYSKGLPLALEVLGSFLFKKSIDEWKSGLDRLTEFGERKILNVLRISFDDLQEIVKKIFLNIACFFNQMDRDNVIEILDSLELSPRIGLRDLIDKSLVKLHWNRLWMHDLLRDMGRDIVLQECPEHPGKRSKLWLYKDIDNVLITNTV
- the LOC115959954 gene encoding disease resistance-like protein DSC1, translated to MHDPKHLSNDLRFLDWRGYFSKSLPSSFQSNKLIELHMCYSYIERLWEGTKSFERLKLIELNKSQNLIETPNVTKIPILEKLFLEDCINLLRVHQSIGVHKKLTILNLKGCKNLRSLPNKFEMRSLEILILSGCSKVKKILEFEKNMKLVLNLYLDDTAITELPTSIGVLKKLTFLNLKVCKILKTLPNKFEMESLEILTLFDCSKVKQIPEFRRNMKRVCKLYLDGTAITKLPTSIEHLTDLASINLRDCKNLVCLPNTIFNLKLLKDVDISGCSKLERLPENLGNAESIEELDVSGTMSKSRGIALSISIGIVFSDQIGSKRLQS